The proteins below are encoded in one region of Patescibacteria group bacterium:
- a CDS encoding ATP-binding protein — MAIRPSAINRATAMPEKKPTPQQKEQVKIVQEKQIKNLLDSEEAYLKGLMSVRDLIAPAALKVNPSFLQLGDKYIRTLFVTAYPRYISVGWFAPVINFNASLDVAMFFYPVNSGVVLKQLQKRVGNIEAELSAERDKGMPRDPIKETALQDIEKLRDDLTTGVEHYFQFALYVTMYANSLKDLDSMTEKIEALFGSKLIYTRQVFYQAEQGFNSTLPLASDELMVTFNMSSSPCASSFPFISADVTSDTGILYGINRHNNGLIIFDRFSMQNANMNVFATSGAGKSYAIKLEVLRSMMFGTDVIIIDPEREYKYLSDAVGGTYVNISLSSDSKINPFDLPRATSADMTAADIIRSAVITIKGLLRIMIGKTDERGTKQFSPEEDSIIDRALLETYAKRDITPSADLSQITEMPTMSDLQNILEGMEGGAQLSERLKKYTEGTFAGLLNNPTNVKVNNQLIVFSVRDLEDELRPIAIYTIVNYIWNIVRSELKKRILVIDEAWWLMQQEDSAKFIYALVKRCRKYYLGVTTITQDVNDFLVSPYGKAIVNNSALQLLLKQAPAAIDLVAQTFMLTEGEKYLLLECGVGEGIFFAGAKHAAIKIIASYSEDQLITSDPRQILEIEQAKREFSQKEAGDAVVDQGGQKEFVKGVGDLEI; from the coding sequence ATGGCTATTCGTCCATCAGCTATTAATCGCGCCACTGCAATGCCAGAGAAGAAACCGACTCCTCAACAAAAGGAGCAGGTTAAAATTGTTCAAGAAAAGCAAATAAAAAATCTTTTAGATTCGGAAGAGGCATATTTAAAGGGACTAATGTCGGTTCGCGACTTGATTGCGCCGGCCGCGCTTAAGGTTAATCCTTCCTTTTTGCAATTAGGAGATAAATATATTAGAACGCTTTTCGTGACCGCTTATCCTCGTTATATTTCTGTAGGTTGGTTTGCGCCAGTAATAAATTTTAATGCTTCTCTTGATGTGGCCATGTTTTTCTATCCGGTTAATTCGGGTGTGGTTTTGAAACAACTGCAAAAGAGAGTGGGCAATATTGAAGCGGAATTATCAGCTGAGCGTGATAAAGGGATGCCTCGAGATCCGATTAAAGAGACCGCTTTACAAGATATTGAGAAGCTTCGCGACGACCTAACGACGGGAGTAGAACATTATTTTCAATTTGCTCTTTATGTAACCATGTATGCGAATTCATTGAAAGACCTTGATTCAATGACGGAAAAAATAGAAGCGCTATTCGGTTCAAAATTGATTTACACCAGACAAGTATTTTACCAAGCCGAACAAGGATTTAATTCGACCTTGCCTTTAGCTAGCGACGAGCTGATGGTGACCTTTAACATGAGTTCTTCTCCCTGTGCCTCATCTTTTCCTTTTATCTCCGCTGACGTTACTTCAGATACCGGGATTTTATATGGTATTAACAGGCACAACAATGGCCTGATTATCTTTGATAGATTTAGTATGCAGAATGCTAATATGAATGTTTTTGCTACTAGTGGCGCTGGCAAAAGCTACGCTATTAAGCTCGAGGTTTTGCGCTCAATGATGTTTGGCACCGATGTAATTATTATTGACCCAGAAAGAGAATATAAATATTTATCAGATGCCGTAGGAGGAACATATGTGAATATTTCTTTATCTTCGGATAGCAAAATTAATCCTTTTGATTTGCCCAGGGCTACTTCGGCCGATATGACTGCAGCTGACATAATTCGTTCGGCAGTTATTACTATTAAAGGATTGTTAAGAATTATGATTGGCAAGACCGACGAAAGAGGAACAAAGCAGTTTTCGCCGGAAGAGGATTCAATTATTGATCGCGCTCTACTTGAGACTTATGCTAAAAGAGATATTACGCCATCTGCTGACTTAAGCCAAATTACTGAAATGCCGACCATGTCTGATTTGCAAAATATTTTAGAGGGCATGGAGGGCGGGGCCCAGTTGTCAGAAAGGCTGAAAAAGTATACCGAAGGCACCTTTGCCGGACTATTAAATAATCCGACCAACGTTAAAGTTAATAATCAATTAATAGTTTTTTCGGTTCGCGACTTAGAAGATGAGCTTCGGCCGATAGCTATTTATACTATTGTCAATTATATTTGGAACATCGTCCGTTCTGAACTTAAAAAAAGAATTCTCGTCATTGATGAGGCTTGGTGGTTAATGCAGCAAGAGGATTCGGCAAAATTTATTTATGCTTTAGTCAAACGTTGCCGAAAATATTATCTAGGTGTGACTACGATCACTCAAGACGTTAACGATTTTTTGGTTTCTCCTTATGGCAAAGCTATTGTAAATAACTCGGCGCTGCAACTTTTATTAAAACAAGCTCCGGCGGCGATTGATTTAGTGGCGCAAACATTCATGTTAACCGAAGGAGAAAAATATTTACTATTAGAGTGCGGGGTAGGTGAAGGGATTTTTTTCGCTGGCGCCAAACACGCAGCCATTAAGATTATTGCTTCGTACTCCGAAGATCAATTAATTACTTCTGATCCGCGGCAAATCTTAGAAATCGAACAGGCCAAAAGGGAGTTTTCTCAAAAAGAGGCTGGCGATGCCGTGGTTGATCAGGGCGGGCAAAAAGAATTTGTTAAGGGTGTTGGTGATTTAGAAATTTAA
- a CDS encoding pilin, giving the protein MLINKNILGIFIFILLLFVFLIGGAHIIKAQTTFTPSVGIGDSNFQAGSGVEITGLSIADYIIAVYKWSIRVIAILAVIVIMVAGFRWVSAAGNASVIGQAKNQMIDAFIGLILVIGANLLLYFINPALVRFNDLSITHIKKVSLDNYDFPIEQAIMPNIWDESEKQPNIKASACGIQAVDQEDGRTYLGVKCSSAGVPGASIRKPCVLQFSLTSQDYQDDINKKADIAEYLADIYYLGKDSGYNVESGCISRGSVFKYMIPIYGLIEAATTTYGKVSLPFRDDPTVMYDFALDPSTNCGVKKGEGDIIKNKIGMKVGIKCPNSNSTCVFALVNVTDDKINKTAVKFYSFCKPDSGMPMCEPSERRVNCERYTNCKVSGCTNEIDASGKSICCQQAVDRAVLRNF; this is encoded by the coding sequence ATGTTAATTAATAAAAACATTCTCGGCATATTTATCTTTATTCTTTTATTGTTTGTTTTTTTAATTGGCGGCGCTCATATTATTAAGGCGCAAACTACTTTCACCCCCTCGGTCGGGATAGGAGATAGTAATTTTCAAGCTGGTTCGGGCGTAGAAATTACAGGACTATCAATAGCTGATTATATTATTGCCGTTTATAAATGGTCAATTAGGGTTATCGCGATTTTAGCCGTTATTGTTATCATGGTGGCTGGCTTTCGTTGGGTTAGCGCTGCCGGAAATGCATCAGTAATCGGCCAAGCGAAGAATCAGATGATCGATGCATTTATCGGATTAATTTTAGTGATTGGCGCTAATTTATTGTTATATTTTATTAATCCGGCCTTGGTGAGGTTTAACGATCTTTCAATAACGCACATAAAGAAGGTTAGTTTGGATAATTATGATTTTCCGATAGAGCAAGCCATTATGCCTAATATCTGGGACGAAAGCGAAAAACAGCCAAATATTAAGGCTAGCGCCTGTGGAATACAGGCCGTGGATCAGGAAGATGGGAGAACTTATCTTGGGGTCAAATGTTCGTCGGCCGGAGTGCCGGGTGCTTCCATTAGGAAGCCTTGTGTTTTACAATTTAGTTTAACATCACAGGACTATCAAGATGATATTAATAAAAAAGCAGATATAGCCGAATATTTGGCAGATATTTATTATCTTGGCAAAGATTCTGGTTATAACGTAGAGTCTGGTTGTATTAGTAGGGGGTCGGTATTTAAATACATGATCCCGATTTACGGATTAATTGAGGCAGCGACTACGACGTATGGGAAGGTAAGTTTGCCCTTCAGAGATGATCCAACCGTAATGTACGATTTTGCTCTTGATCCATCAACTAATTGCGGCGTTAAAAAAGGAGAAGGAGATATTATAAAAAATAAGATTGGGATGAAAGTTGGGATAAAATGTCCTAATTCGAATTCAACGTGTGTCTTTGCTCTGGTTAATGTTACTGATGATAAAATAAATAAGACTGCCGTTAAATTTTATAGTTTTTGTAAACCAGATAGCGGAATGCCTATGTGTGAACCAAGTGAGAGAAGAGTAAATTGTGAAAGATATACTAATTGTAAAGTATCAGGATGCACAAATGAGATAGACGCATCCGGAAAATCAATTTGTTGCCAGCAGGCAGTTGATAGGGCGGTTTTGAGGAATTTTTAG
- a CDS encoding M23 family metallopeptidase, which produces MINFFLKNRFFRTSKLGYLLVVFVLMGFLFFLFQNVLAISCCYGSNIEPRCKDITTGFCPLPYTMQAKDTTCANCTDCFCQGSFAPADATDPVPTKNTEQKTPDIIPTLQVQIPGFSGFSKDIQVCLEEGKTLDECQKGKTGYSIPWIGEYLIAVYKWAVRAIAILAVIIIMWGGLQWILARGNSSAITEAKSKISSALIGIVIIVGMNVFLSAINPNLTILKPITLGKIEPIIITPLDSDKEEGGISGPNAGTSIDMGGNCFPVSADSIKQTQWNFGNSRSSGKRCHAGIDILTNWRSGNDSVVAIGDGRVLAVYGFYTCSTETGKGGHVSAIFIDHKKLNYTVLYGEVDDDSILVKNGDEVRAGQLLGQASRCGMLHLEMYEAGARGNKTWYPPNGQRVENQPNYCQQNFLNTKPSTLLDPTATLKYLDGKRCSI; this is translated from the coding sequence GTGATCAATTTTTTCTTAAAAAATAGATTTTTTAGAACTTCCAAGCTCGGTTATCTCTTGGTGGTTTTTGTCTTAATGGGTTTTTTGTTTTTTTTATTTCAAAACGTGCTGGCTATTAGCTGTTGCTATGGTTCTAATATCGAGCCAAGGTGCAAAGATATTACTACTGGATTTTGTCCACTGCCATATACCATGCAGGCGAAAGATACTACTTGCGCTAATTGTACTGATTGTTTTTGCCAGGGCAGCTTCGCGCCAGCCGATGCTACTGATCCTGTGCCAACAAAAAATACAGAACAAAAAACTCCAGATATTATCCCTACTCTTCAAGTTCAAATTCCCGGTTTTTCTGGATTTTCCAAAGATATCCAAGTTTGTTTAGAGGAGGGCAAGACTTTAGACGAGTGTCAAAAGGGCAAAACAGGCTATTCAATTCCATGGATAGGGGAATATTTAATCGCTGTTTATAAATGGGCGGTTAGAGCTATCGCTATTTTGGCCGTGATAATTATTATGTGGGGCGGGTTGCAGTGGATATTAGCTCGTGGCAATTCCTCGGCCATTACGGAAGCTAAATCAAAAATAAGTTCAGCTTTGATCGGCATAGTAATTATCGTTGGTATGAATGTTTTTTTGTCGGCTATTAACCCCAATTTAACAATCTTAAAACCTATTACCCTGGGCAAGATTGAACCAATAATTATCACTCCATTAGATTCAGACAAAGAAGAGGGCGGTATTAGTGGTCCTAATGCCGGTACCAGCATAGATATGGGGGGCAATTGTTTTCCTGTTAGTGCGGATAGCATCAAACAAACCCAATGGAATTTTGGTAATAGCCGTAGTAGCGGCAAACGTTGTCATGCTGGCATTGATATTTTAACCAATTGGCGGTCGGGTAATGATAGTGTAGTGGCTATAGGGGACGGTCGCGTTTTGGCTGTTTACGGTTTTTATACTTGTAGTACCGAAACCGGTAAGGGTGGACACGTTAGTGCAATTTTTATTGATCACAAAAAATTAAATTATACAGTTTTATATGGTGAAGTAGATGATGATAGTATTCTGGTAAAAAATGGAGATGAAGTGAGGGCTGGTCAACTTTTAGGCCAAGCAAGCCGTTGTGGGATGTTACACCTTGAAATGTATGAAGCCGGTGCCAGAGGAAATAAAACATGGTATCCTCCAAATGGACAAAGAGTTGAGAATCAACCTAATTATTGCCAACAAAATTTTTTAAATACAAAGCCGTCAACATTATTGGACCCAACGGCCACTTTAAAATATTTAGATGGCAAAAGATGTAGTATTTAA
- the radA gene encoding DNA repair protein RadA, with amino-acid sequence MASNKLKIIFNCSKCDAQFPKWFGQCPECGSWGTLQEMVEKQTRAKSLNVSAGDVIDFEEVKGREFPRTKTGLEELDRVLGGGIVPGSLILLGGEPGIGKSTLVLQLAAKLANNSILYISGEESAEQIKMRLDRLKLPTTNLKFLGETDIEVICATIEKVKPSLAIIDSIQTIWFSNLPSEAGNVNQIKACTAKLLETAKKNNVPTVIIGHVTKEGFVAGPKTLEHLVDTVLYLEGDQFHNFRLLRAVKNRFGATNEVGVFDMREGGLIEVKNPSEIFLASRDKDLPGVVVGAIVEGTRSFLVEVQALVTQTHFGYPQRRSIGFDNNRLQLITAILSRRCGINLGNYDVHINIAGGIDIREPAVDLPVCLSIISAFKNKPFDPKIAACGEVGLGAEVRPINSIEKRIKEAERLGFNKILVPRSDLKSINRKIEIIQIKNLNDAMKLWL; translated from the coding sequence ATGGCCTCTAATAAATTAAAAATAATATTTAATTGTTCGAAGTGCGACGCTCAATTTCCTAAATGGTTTGGTCAGTGTCCGGAGTGTGGTTCGTGGGGAACATTGCAAGAGATGGTTGAAAAACAAACGAGAGCTAAAAGTTTAAACGTCTCAGCTGGCGATGTTATTGATTTCGAAGAAGTGAAAGGCAGGGAGTTTCCTCGTACCAAAACTGGGCTAGAAGAATTAGATCGTGTTTTAGGTGGTGGCATAGTGCCGGGCTCCTTGATTTTACTGGGCGGTGAGCCTGGTATTGGTAAATCGACTCTAGTTCTGCAATTAGCCGCTAAATTAGCTAATAATTCAATTTTATATATTTCTGGAGAAGAGTCGGCCGAACAAATTAAGATGCGATTGGATCGTCTTAAGTTGCCGACGACGAATTTAAAATTTTTAGGCGAAACCGATATAGAAGTAATTTGCGCTACTATCGAAAAAGTAAAACCATCTTTGGCGATCATAGATTCAATTCAAACAATTTGGTTTTCTAATCTTCCTTCTGAGGCTGGCAACGTTAACCAAATTAAGGCTTGCACGGCAAAATTATTGGAAACTGCCAAAAAAAATAATGTACCTACGGTTATTATTGGTCACGTTACTAAAGAAGGGTTTGTCGCTGGACCAAAAACGCTAGAACATCTAGTTGATACAGTTCTTTATCTTGAAGGAGACCAATTTCACAACTTTAGACTATTACGCGCGGTAAAAAATCGTTTTGGCGCAACCAATGAAGTGGGTGTTTTTGATATGCGCGAAGGGGGATTAATAGAAGTTAAAAATCCTTCGGAAATATTTTTAGCTTCGCGAGACAAAGATTTGCCCGGAGTAGTAGTCGGCGCTATTGTTGAAGGTACGAGATCTTTTTTGGTTGAAGTTCAGGCCCTGGTAACTCAAACGCATTTTGGCTATCCCCAGCGCCGATCTATCGGCTTTGACAATAATCGGTTGCAATTAATTACTGCTATTTTATCGCGCCGTTGCGGGATAAATTTAGGTAATTATGATGTTCATATTAATATTGCTGGCGGCATTGATATCCGCGAGCCAGCCGTAGACCTACCGGTTTGTTTGTCGATTATTTCGGCTTTTAAAAATAAACCATTTGACCCGAAGATAGCGGCGTGTGGCGAGGTAGGCTTAGGAGCAGAAGTGCGACCAATAAATAGTATTGAAAAAAGAATCAAAGAAGCGGAGAGATTGGGTTTTAATAAAATATTAGTACCCAGGTCAGATCTTAAATCAATTAATCGTAAAATAGAGATAATTCAAATTAAAAATTTAAATGACGCAATGAAGTTATGGCTGTAA
- a CDS encoding rod shape-determining protein MreC → MAVRNKKTLSIILIIVFLFFLLKIGAFNFIADWFNPSLRAATNGGVKTGSFLNNLEKNNLLSELDNLKNQNTELQKEVVSLRAELVQFDLLSRQVGFIDQQKYHYVLSNVIGQNTEVGINYYIVDRGRDDRIREGAAVIVNDGYLVGKIAKVDKNYAYFLPIYDNHFLTSVDFLTKDPKAGVISGLAKGKHGLNMQIDFVPLDKNINNGDYIITSGVEKDIPRGLIVGQVETVERKNESAFQNIITKPLVSLGDLRIVSIEVNDNL, encoded by the coding sequence ATGGCTGTAAGGAACAAAAAAACATTAAGCATAATTTTAATTATTGTTTTTCTATTTTTTTTACTCAAAATAGGAGCCTTTAATTTTATAGCTGATTGGTTTAATCCTTCCCTTAGAGCAGCAACTAATGGAGGCGTAAAAACAGGTTCTTTCTTAAATAATTTAGAAAAAAATAATTTATTATCTGAATTGGACAATCTTAAGAATCAAAACACTGAGCTGCAAAAAGAGGTTGTTTCTTTGCGCGCCGAATTGGTTCAGTTTGATTTATTATCACGGCAAGTTGGGTTTATTGATCAACAAAAATATCATTATGTTCTGTCCAATGTTATCGGTCAAAACACAGAAGTCGGTATTAATTATTATATAGTCGACAGGGGAAGAGACGATAGAATCAGAGAGGGCGCAGCGGTTATTGTTAATGACGGATATTTGGTGGGCAAAATTGCCAAGGTCGATAAAAATTATGCTTATTTTTTACCGATTTACGATAATCATTTTTTAACCAGTGTTGATTTTTTAACCAAAGATCCCAAGGCCGGAGTAATTTCCGGTTTAGCCAAGGGCAAGCATGGCTTGAATATGCAAATAGACTTTGTGCCTTTGGATAAGAATATTAATAATGGTGACTATATTATCACCTCTGGCGTAGAAAAAGATATACCGCGAGGATTGATCGTCGGGCAGGTTGAAACGGTAGAAAGAAAGAATGAATCCGCATTTCAAAACATAATAACCAAACCCCTTGTTTCCCTGGGAGATTTAAGAATAGTGAGTATAGAGGTTAACG